The following are encoded in a window of Chloroflexota bacterium genomic DNA:
- the ald gene encoding alanine dehydrogenase — translation MIIGVPKEIKDNEYRVSITPGGVHQLVVEGHQVLIERGAGEGSGFADSEYEQAGAKLVADAAEVWHRAEMVMKVKEPLPQEYDYLREGLILYTYLHLAADEELTKQLVARKVTGIAYETVELPDGSLPLLTPMSEVAGKMSVQIAAHYLEKMNGGRGKLLGGIPGVLPADVVIIGGGTVGTNAAIVALGMGASVLIIDINADRLRYLTEVLHGNLKTLISTPRNIAEAVRRADVVIGAVLIKGAKAPRLVTRDMVSTMKPGSVIVDVAVDQGGCVETTRPTSHSNPTFLVDGVVHYCVPNIPGAVPRTSTYGLSNATLPYALKLANRGFLNAIKENAALAKGVNTYKGHITYQAVAEAFGMEYCPLTELL, via the coding sequence ATGATCATTGGTGTACCAAAAGAGATCAAGGATAATGAGTATCGGGTTTCCATCACCCCAGGGGGCGTGCACCAACTTGTAGTAGAAGGGCATCAGGTATTGATAGAACGAGGAGCTGGGGAAGGTAGCGGTTTTGCCGATAGCGAATATGAGCAAGCTGGTGCGAAGTTGGTTGCTGATGCTGCAGAAGTATGGCACAGAGCCGAAATGGTGATGAAAGTGAAAGAACCTCTGCCCCAAGAATATGACTACCTGAGGGAAGGACTCATCTTGTACACCTACCTGCATCTGGCCGCTGATGAAGAACTGACCAAGCAATTGGTGGCCCGCAAGGTTACCGGCATTGCCTACGAAACGGTGGAGCTCCCGGATGGTTCTTTGCCACTCCTTACTCCAATGAGCGAGGTAGCAGGCAAGATGTCCGTGCAGATTGCTGCACACTACCTGGAGAAAATGAATGGGGGCCGAGGTAAATTGCTTGGCGGCATACCAGGGGTCTTGCCTGCTGATGTCGTGATCATCGGTGGGGGTACTGTTGGGACCAACGCCGCCATCGTGGCCTTGGGCATGGGAGCCTCCGTATTGATCATTGACATCAATGCCGACCGTCTGCGCTATCTGACAGAGGTGCTGCATGGCAATTTAAAGACGCTCATTTCCACCCCGCGCAACATTGCCGAAGCGGTGCGTCGAGCGGATGTGGTTATTGGAGCAGTGCTGATCAAAGGCGCCAAAGCACCGCGCTTGGTCACACGTGATATGGTGTCCACGATGAAGCCAGGAAGTGTGATTGTAGATGTGGCGGTAGATCAGGGTGGCTGTGTCGAAACAACGCGTCCTACCTCCCACAGCAATCCCACTTTCTTAGTAGATGGCGTGGTGCACTATTGCGTTCCGAATATCCCTGGCGCAGTACCGCGTACATCCACGTATGGCTTATCCAATGCCACCCTGCCTTATGCACTCAAGCTGGCTAATAGGGGTTTCCTGAATGCGATCAAAGAAAATGCTGCTCTGGCTAAGGGGGTCAACACCTATAAAGGACATATCACGTATCAAGCCGTTGCTGAAGCATTTGGTATGGAGTACTGCCCCCTTACGGAGCTGCTCTAA
- a CDS encoding NTP transferase domain-containing protein has protein sequence MKVIIPLAGFGTRLRPHTYTKPKPLVSVAGKPVLGHILDKLTNLDIEEIIFIVGYLGDQIRDYVTANYHFPSRYIEQKELKGQAHAIFLAKEHISGPVLIIFVDTIFETDLSTLAQEPADGIIYVKEVDDPRRFGVVITENGLITKLVEKPASPVSNLAVIGLYYVKDSQMMIECIGELIQKDIKTQGEYFLADAFQLMIDRGARFVARTVEVWEDCGRPETVLHTNRYLLEHGGAQEIETENSVLIPPVYIERTALIKDSVIGPYVSVAGGAVIIRSIIKDSIINEFAHIEDANLSQSLIGKDAVVRGSSQRLNVGDSSQVDFAGNERE, from the coding sequence ATGAAAGTGATTATTCCATTAGCGGGCTTTGGCACCAGATTGCGTCCGCATACTTATACCAAGCCCAAGCCACTTGTCTCTGTGGCTGGCAAGCCAGTCCTGGGCCACATCCTAGACAAACTAACCAATCTGGACATAGAAGAGATCATCTTCATTGTTGGCTACCTCGGCGACCAGATACGCGACTATGTAACTGCCAATTATCACTTTCCCTCCCGCTATATCGAGCAAAAGGAACTGAAGGGCCAAGCTCATGCCATTTTTCTGGCTAAGGAACACATTTCCGGGCCCGTGCTGATTATTTTTGTGGATACTATCTTTGAGACAGACCTCAGCACACTCGCACAGGAACCAGCAGATGGCATCATCTATGTCAAAGAAGTGGATGATCCACGACGCTTTGGCGTAGTCATTACAGAAAACGGCTTGATCACGAAACTGGTCGAGAAACCTGCTTCCCCGGTTTCCAATTTAGCTGTGATTGGCCTGTACTATGTCAAAGATTCCCAAATGATGATCGAATGCATTGGCGAATTAATCCAGAAAGACATTAAGACCCAAGGGGAATATTTTCTAGCCGATGCCTTCCAGTTGATGATCGACCGCGGAGCCAGGTTCGTAGCTCGGACTGTGGAGGTCTGGGAAGACTGTGGCAGGCCCGAAACAGTGCTGCATACGAATCGCTATCTCCTGGAGCACGGCGGCGCGCAGGAGATAGAGACCGAGAACTCGGTATTGATTCCGCCAGTCTATATCGAGAGAACCGCCTTGATAAAGGACTCGGTTATTGGCCCCTATGTCAGTGTAGCGGGAGGAGCGGTGATTATACGCTCTATCATCAAAGATTCCATTATTAACGAATTTGCGCATATCGAGGACGCCAATTTGAGCCAATCCCTGATTGGCAAAGACGCTGTGGTACGGGGTTCTTCTCAACGCTTAAACGTTGGTGATTCCTCACAGGTGGATTTTGCGGGCAATGAACGTGAATAA
- the gatA gene encoding Asp-tRNA(Asn)/Glu-tRNA(Gln) amidotransferase subunit GatA → MNLYELTIHKALDLLRCREISAVELTRALLDRIVDVDNDIKAYITLLPEMALEEARIADERRLKGMDGALLGIPLAIKDVICLAGAPTTCGSRILESFIPPYDATVVERLYQAGAIFLGKTNTDEFAMGSSTENSAFFTTHNPWDLTRVPGGSSGGSAAAVSADEALGALGSDTGGSVRQPASFCGVVGLKPTYGRVSRYGLVAFASSLDQIGPLAKDVTDCALLLNAIAGHDARDSTSLDAPVPDYTRALRPDIKGLRIGVPREYLAAGIQPGVETAVRKAIQVLADLGAEIAETSLPHTEYALPTYYLIAPAEASANLARYDGVKYGFAATEASDIWEAYRKTRQHGFGAEVKRRIMLGTYALSAGYYDAYYLKAQKVRTLIKQDFDRAFQQFDVLVGPTSPTVAFRIGEKVDDPLQMYLSDVFTLAHNLAGICALSLPCGFSDGLPVGLQISGPAMGEEIVLRVAFAYEQATEWHKCKPMQPMSTLENEEYRP, encoded by the coding sequence GTGAACTTGTATGAACTAACCATCCATAAAGCGCTCGACTTGCTGCGGTGCCGGGAGATCTCAGCAGTCGAGTTGACGAGAGCACTTTTGGATCGCATCGTGGATGTGGACAATGACATCAAAGCCTATATTACCCTTTTGCCTGAAATGGCACTGGAAGAAGCGCGCATTGCAGATGAGCGTCGTCTAAAGGGCATGGATGGGGCTTTATTAGGCATTCCGCTGGCAATTAAGGATGTCATCTGCTTGGCTGGAGCGCCCACTACCTGTGGCTCGCGCATTTTAGAGAGCTTTATCCCACCATATGACGCGACCGTCGTAGAGCGGCTGTATCAGGCTGGTGCGATCTTTTTGGGGAAAACGAACACCGACGAATTCGCTATGGGCTCCTCCACGGAGAACTCGGCCTTTTTCACCACTCACAATCCCTGGGACTTGACACGGGTGCCTGGTGGGTCAAGTGGTGGCAGTGCTGCTGCGGTAAGTGCTGATGAAGCTTTGGGAGCCTTGGGTTCAGACACTGGGGGCAGTGTGCGCCAGCCCGCTTCGTTTTGTGGTGTAGTTGGCCTGAAGCCTACTTATGGGCGCGTGTCGCGCTACGGGCTAGTGGCATTTGCTTCATCGCTGGATCAAATCGGACCGCTTGCAAAAGATGTCACGGATTGTGCATTGCTACTCAATGCAATTGCAGGTCATGACGCACGAGATTCTACGTCTTTAGACGCGCCTGTGCCAGATTACACCAGAGCTCTTCGTCCCGACATCAAGGGGCTACGCATTGGTGTGCCACGTGAGTACCTCGCTGCAGGCATACAGCCTGGGGTGGAAACTGCAGTGCGCAAGGCGATTCAGGTATTGGCGGATTTAGGTGCAGAGATTGCCGAGACTTCCCTGCCACACACCGAATATGCTCTGCCAACATACTACCTGATCGCCCCCGCTGAAGCTTCGGCCAACCTGGCTCGCTACGACGGTGTGAAGTACGGATTCGCTGCTACCGAGGCGTCCGATATTTGGGAGGCATACCGCAAGACGCGACAGCATGGTTTTGGCGCAGAAGTAAAGCGTCGTATCATGTTGGGTACCTATGCTCTTTCAGCCGGCTACTACGACGCCTATTACCTGAAAGCGCAGAAAGTACGCACCCTGATCAAACAAGATTTCGATCGGGCTTTTCAGCAATTTGATGTGCTGGTTGGACCAACTTCACCCACTGTGGCTTTCAGAATCGGAGAAAAAGTAGACGATCCGCTGCAGATGTACCTCTCGGATGTCTTTACGCTGGCGCATAACTTGGCAGGCATCTGTGCGCTTTCGTTGCCCTGTGGCTTTTCCGATGGATTGCCGGTAGGACTGCAAATCAGTGGACCAGCTATGGGCGAGGAAATCGTCCTGCGCGTTGCCTTCGCTTATGAGCAAGCAACAGAATGGCACAAGTGCAAACCGATGCAGCCTATGAGCACTCTCGAAAACGAGGAGTACAGACCATGA
- the gatC gene encoding Asp-tRNA(Asn)/Glu-tRNA(Gln) amidotransferase subunit GatC, whose product MTVILTREQVEHVANLAKLGLTEQEIELYREQLSAILEYFAILQQLDTDAIPPTATVLPLRNVMRMDEPSPSLSREDVLANAPAVVEGHFRVKAILE is encoded by the coding sequence ATGACCGTGATACTCACTCGCGAACAGGTCGAGCATGTTGCCAATCTAGCTAAACTGGGACTGACGGAACAGGAAATCGAGCTATACCGTGAGCAACTTTCGGCTATTTTGGAATACTTTGCCATCTTGCAACAGCTTGACACTGATGCCATCCCTCCGACGGCTACCGTTCTGCCCTTGCGCAATGTCATGCGCATGGACGAACCCAGCCCTTCGCTTTCACGGGAAGATGTACTGGCCAATGCTCCTGCAGTAGTAGAAGGACATTTTCGCGTCAAAGCGATTCTGGAGTAG
- a CDS encoding zinc ribbon domain-containing protein, translated as MIKCPYCGMPNRRGSRYCSNCGQRLEEVSGIACSACERLNPLGSTFCAFCGALLVSSVPAAESATGQTAPRQEETGKEGMEAVTPQRELPSWLYEELSTRPKDVSLSAAAPLLVEEERNKYLRGIQGVLPSTDKWLASSMQLEIGKTDSTANKPTTSKTAKRMGCLTVGLMTLLGIIGFAWVSVTHFSRECNKQGGKR; from the coding sequence ATGATCAAGTGTCCATATTGCGGTATGCCCAACCGACGGGGAAGCAGATATTGCAGCAATTGTGGTCAACGTCTGGAAGAAGTCTCTGGCATCGCTTGTTCAGCCTGCGAAAGACTGAATCCACTAGGCAGCACTTTTTGCGCCTTTTGTGGTGCCCTTCTTGTATCTAGCGTTCCTGCTGCGGAAAGTGCAACAGGTCAAACCGCCCCGCGACAGGAGGAGACTGGGAAAGAGGGCATGGAAGCAGTCACTCCTCAGCGTGAGTTACCATCTTGGCTTTACGAAGAGCTTAGTACACGGCCTAAAGATGTTAGCTTATCCGCTGCTGCACCACTATTAGTAGAGGAAGAGAGGAACAAGTATCTCCGGGGCATCCAAGGTGTGCTGCCGAGCACTGATAAGTGGCTAGCATCGTCCATGCAGCTGGAAATAGGAAAAACGGACTCGACAGCGAATAAGCCAACAACCAGCAAAACAGCGAAGCGAATGGGTTGCCTGACAGTGGGGTTGATGACCTTATTGGGCATTATAGGGTTCGCTTGGGTATCAGTAACGCATTTTTCTCGAGAGTGTAACAAGCAGGGTGGTAAAAGATGA
- a CDS encoding HEAT repeat domain-containing protein — protein MTRHYTEISTPFKIVKRLQLSVQRRVKALLENLRFDKRSRLEKLLAQLSSDDARTRWEAAEILGYYRDQSVVEALIKALGDPHPFVRWQAGESLAQHKDARTVTLLKEALSSRNIHRRSEAAEVLSKLGDKEVTSDLCKALDSRNAQVRCSAAEALGRLADPTALPALIQALSDNDPQVRRSAAQAIGAIGSREAVPALLTALGDRSAPVRASAAAALGKIPESKAASALQHLLHDPDPGVRWHAVRALSIIGNEEVLSALASLLHDETEVFGSLISEAARQAIRSIEQRQKDQARRERLRVS, from the coding sequence ATGACCCGGCACTATACCGAAATTTCAACCCCATTTAAGATTGTAAAACGCTTGCAACTGTCCGTGCAAAGAAGGGTAAAAGCCCTGCTGGAGAACCTGCGCTTCGACAAAAGGTCTCGTCTCGAAAAATTGTTGGCACAGTTATCGAGCGACGACGCACGCACTCGTTGGGAAGCTGCGGAAATCCTTGGTTATTATCGAGACCAGTCAGTAGTTGAGGCATTGATCAAGGCTTTGGGAGATCCACATCCATTTGTGCGCTGGCAAGCAGGGGAAAGCCTTGCCCAGCATAAGGATGCGCGCACAGTAACCTTGTTGAAGGAGGCGCTCTCGAGCAGGAACATCCACCGTCGCAGTGAAGCAGCGGAGGTTCTGAGTAAACTTGGGGACAAAGAAGTGACCAGTGACCTCTGCAAAGCGTTGGATAGCCGTAATGCTCAAGTGCGCTGTAGCGCGGCAGAAGCATTGGGTCGTTTGGCAGATCCGACCGCTCTACCTGCGCTGATCCAAGCACTGTCCGATAACGACCCGCAGGTGCGGCGAAGCGCGGCGCAAGCCATTGGAGCTATTGGTAGCCGTGAAGCGGTACCAGCCTTATTGACCGCCTTGGGAGACAGGAGCGCGCCTGTTCGGGCTAGTGCAGCCGCAGCATTGGGCAAGATCCCTGAATCCAAGGCGGCTAGCGCTCTTCAGCATCTGTTGCATGATCCCGATCCTGGTGTCAGGTGGCACGCAGTGCGTGCTTTAAGTATAATTGGCAACGAAGAGGTACTGTCTGCTTTGGCATCGCTGCTGCATGACGAAACAGAAGTGTTTGGTTCGCTTATTTCAGAGGCAGCGCGTCAAGCGATCAGGAGCATCGAACAGCGCCAGAAAGATCAGGCACGGCGAGAGCGTTTGCGAGTGTCGTGA
- a CDS encoding ABC transporter ATP-binding protein, translated as MIANVPAVVVENLSFRYHTRSDQAIQNISFELWPGEILLVAGASGCGKTTLMRCINGLIPRSYKGELHGRVLLHGQDTTGMRLADISRIVGTVLQDPEKQIMGSYVYDEVAFGLENLGWPREQIIAAVEETLDYLRINHLRDRETFYLSGGEKQKVAIAGTLAMRPSILLLDEPLANLDPFSAREALDMIRRLADEGRTILIIEHRVEDVLSIRPNKALLLEQGQQRYFGDLDGFARTVQYGEVKLPAPLVMEKAKGRVDMEHAYPVLATKISDSEPLVLFEDVTFSYEEGTTALRDINLAIYPGDVIALLGPNGAGKTTLIKHAIGLLKPSAGRVIVAGQDTRQTSTAKLASTLGYVFQSPSHMLFAPTVHEELAFGPRNLGYSEEDVKAGVAEAVRILNLSGLEQFSPLSLSFGQQKRVSIAAILAMRSRILAMDEPTAGQDYRNYMEFMDSILQLPYFSAILFITHDLDLAVCYANRVVLMDNGRIVADGKPEETLSVPELLRECHLYPTSLLQTNLALIERTGRFMRAEALACLGATPSTDSPAYRMAC; from the coding sequence TTGATCGCAAACGTGCCCGCTGTTGTTGTAGAGAACCTATCCTTTCGTTACCATACCCGCTCCGACCAGGCTATTCAGAATATCTCGTTTGAGCTCTGGCCTGGTGAGATACTGCTGGTAGCGGGAGCCAGTGGCTGTGGCAAAACTACCCTGATGCGCTGCATCAATGGACTGATTCCGCGCAGTTACAAGGGGGAGTTGCACGGGCGCGTCCTCCTTCATGGCCAGGATACTACCGGTATGAGGCTAGCCGATATCTCCCGCATTGTCGGCACGGTGCTCCAAGACCCGGAAAAACAGATCATGGGCAGCTACGTGTATGACGAGGTCGCCTTTGGACTCGAGAACTTGGGCTGGCCACGTGAGCAAATTATTGCCGCCGTGGAAGAAACGTTGGACTATTTACGCATTAACCATCTCCGTGACCGCGAGACGTTTTACCTTTCCGGCGGGGAGAAACAAAAAGTTGCCATTGCCGGAACGCTGGCTATGCGCCCATCCATCCTCCTCCTTGACGAACCACTTGCTAATTTGGATCCATTCAGTGCGCGCGAAGCTCTGGATATGATACGGCGTTTGGCCGACGAAGGGCGCACAATCCTGATTATTGAGCACCGCGTAGAAGATGTGCTGTCCATTCGGCCGAATAAAGCGCTGCTCTTGGAACAGGGACAACAGCGCTATTTCGGTGACCTGGATGGCTTTGCTCGTACTGTCCAGTACGGTGAGGTCAAATTGCCTGCCCCACTGGTGATGGAAAAAGCCAAGGGCAGGGTTGACATGGAACATGCTTATCCCGTTCTTGCGACCAAAATCAGCGACAGCGAACCACTGGTTCTGTTCGAAGATGTAACCTTTAGTTATGAAGAGGGCACCACTGCTCTGCGCGACATTAACCTTGCCATTTATCCTGGCGATGTGATCGCCCTACTGGGCCCCAACGGAGCAGGCAAAACCACGTTAATCAAGCATGCTATTGGCTTGCTAAAACCCAGTGCAGGACGAGTCATTGTTGCGGGACAAGATACGCGTCAGACAAGCACGGCAAAGTTAGCTAGTACTCTGGGTTATGTTTTTCAAAGTCCCAGTCACATGCTCTTTGCCCCAACAGTGCATGAGGAACTCGCTTTTGGCCCTCGCAACCTGGGTTACAGCGAAGAAGACGTGAAAGCAGGCGTAGCGGAAGCGGTGCGCATTCTAAATTTGAGTGGGTTGGAGCAGTTTTCGCCCCTTTCGTTAAGTTTCGGACAGCAGAAACGAGTGAGCATCGCAGCTATCCTTGCCATGCGCTCGCGTATCCTGGCTATGGATGAACCTACCGCTGGACAAGACTATCGCAACTATATGGAATTCATGGATTCCATCTTACAATTGCCTTATTTCTCTGCGATCCTTTTCATTACTCATGACCTCGATTTAGCTGTTTGTTATGCGAACCGCGTGGTTCTGATGGACAATGGCCGCATTGTAGCGGATGGGAAACCAGAGGAAACGCTCTCAGTGCCAGAATTGCTGAGAGAATGCCATCTTTACCCAACCTCGTTGCTGCAGACGAACCTGGCGCTGATCGAACGGACTGGTCGGTTCATGCGCGCTGAGGCGCTGGCTTGTTTAGGGGCAACCCCTTCTACAGATTCACCAGCCTATAGAATGGCCTGTTGA
- a CDS encoding ECF transporter S component: MQKKLLNWVVLFAVLIALMLIVNVASGGQLQGIMWAVFVAIGVVLILAIYLATSENKVWEIGTRQVVYMALGAALYGVFCWVFNVIPMPSVSQVALRPAVVIPIFFGYIFGPVVGFFTGAAGNILGDFLSGWGVYPAWDMGNGLMGFVPGLVLLFADKKRSLNTLTIITIALLAIFAVLVFVNPRVIGPWTGEIEDFSFWAWAALIAGGLVILGRFLLERFNPDVATAEVWGALGVIVGIGFASIADIWINGYSLMTAIIGEFMPAAVPNILNMVILLPILLVAYFAVVRRAGR, translated from the coding sequence ATGCAAAAGAAACTACTGAACTGGGTGGTCCTCTTTGCCGTGCTCATCGCTCTCATGCTGATTGTCAACGTTGCATCGGGGGGACAACTCCAAGGAATCATGTGGGCAGTTTTCGTTGCCATCGGCGTGGTGCTGATCTTGGCCATCTACCTCGCCACGTCGGAGAACAAGGTCTGGGAGATTGGAACCCGGCAGGTGGTTTATATGGCTCTTGGCGCAGCACTCTATGGCGTTTTCTGCTGGGTCTTTAACGTTATTCCCATGCCCTCCGTAAGCCAAGTAGCTCTGCGTCCAGCGGTGGTCATCCCCATCTTCTTCGGGTACATCTTTGGCCCAGTGGTGGGGTTCTTCACTGGTGCAGCAGGCAACATCCTGGGCGATTTCCTGAGCGGATGGGGCGTTTACCCAGCCTGGGATATGGGTAATGGATTGATGGGTTTTGTCCCTGGTCTGGTCCTCCTTTTTGCGGACAAAAAACGCAGCCTGAATACACTGACCATTATCACGATTGCCCTGCTGGCCATATTCGCCGTGCTCGTGTTTGTCAACCCGAGAGTCATCGGCCCTTGGACAGGCGAAATCGAGGACTTTAGCTTCTGGGCTTGGGCTGCTCTCATTGCAGGAGGGCTTGTGATCCTGGGCCGCTTCCTATTGGAGCGGTTTAACCCCGACGTGGCCACGGCGGAAGTGTGGGGTGCATTGGGCGTGATCGTGGGCATTGGCTTTGCCTCTATCGCTGACATCTGGATCAATGGCTACAGTTTGATGACCGCGATCATTGGTGAGTTCATGCCTGCAGCCGTGCCAAACATCTTGAACATGGTCATCCTCTTGCCCATCCTGCTGGTAGCGTATTTTGCTGTTGTACGGAGAGCGGGTCGGTAA
- a CDS encoding energy-coupling factor transporter transmembrane protein EcfT — protein sequence MLVTWKYRERNTILQKLDPRARLIFMLCMLFSIIQFWDLRVMLLFLAISLGQFRLARLTFRETRRAWILIGGFITFLALLAFVTGRGGTGVYTEEHVLFYLPSFTLPILGREIHFPITAERIMFALSQMTRMLAISGLAIIIPYTIDPRLYGVTFRGLGLPDKFAYATDLAFRFVPTLGRDFSITLDAQKARGYELERLEGGIVSQIRKLAPLIVPVTIGAIVSGEEIADAMDLRAFGVAPRTWLRKLTYQRQDKILIAISVGVFLLSTVLSILGWGRFWVPDWLLRMARTRVAR from the coding sequence ATGCTCGTCACCTGGAAGTATCGAGAACGAAATACAATCCTTCAGAAGCTCGACCCTCGCGCTCGTTTGATCTTCATGCTCTGTATGCTGTTCTCGATCATCCAGTTCTGGGACCTGCGCGTGATGCTGCTCTTTTTGGCTATCTCGCTAGGTCAGTTCAGGCTGGCCAGGCTCACCTTTCGTGAAACGCGCCGGGCATGGATTTTGATAGGAGGGTTTATCACCTTCCTGGCCTTGCTCGCGTTCGTGACTGGAAGAGGGGGGACAGGCGTCTATACGGAAGAGCATGTGCTCTTCTATCTCCCCTCTTTCACCCTTCCCATTCTCGGACGCGAGATCCACTTTCCCATTACTGCTGAGCGCATCATGTTCGCCCTCAGCCAGATGACGCGCATGCTGGCTATCAGCGGGCTGGCAATCATCATCCCCTATACCATAGACCCGAGGCTTTATGGCGTGACTTTCCGTGGGCTGGGTCTTCCTGATAAGTTTGCCTACGCCACAGACCTCGCCTTCCGTTTCGTGCCCACGCTTGGCCGCGATTTCTCCATCACCCTCGATGCGCAGAAAGCGCGGGGGTACGAACTGGAACGATTGGAGGGGGGAATCGTGAGTCAGATACGCAAGCTGGCCCCACTCATCGTTCCGGTGACCATTGGCGCCATTGTCTCGGGCGAGGAGATCGCGGATGCCATGGACTTGCGTGCTTTTGGCGTGGCTCCGCGTACTTGGCTGCGCAAACTCACCTACCAACGCCAGGACAAGATCCTCATCGCCATCAGCGTAGGGGTTTTCTTGCTCTCCACTGTGTTGAGCATCTTGGGGTGGGGCAGATTCTGGGTGCCGGATTGGCTTTTGCGCATGGCACGGACACGAGTGGCTCGGTGA
- the lipA gene encoding lipoyl synthase codes for MTEEQKKKPSWLTRRAITPEVWQQMKSMLDRLSLATICEEAQCPNIGECFRDRTATFLILGRICTRNCRFCAVEHGHPQPVDAEEPQHLVDAVQQLNLRHVVITSVTRDDLPDGGAAHFAACIQSLHDSTLATVEVLVPDFQGDETALRTVVEAKPEVLGHNVEVVPRLYPQIRSRADYQRSLRLLRQAKRMRPSLYTKSGLMVGVGEEEEEVIQVMHDLRDMECDFLTIGQYLRPSPQHYPVQEYIPPATFERYAQIAREMGFRGVLCGPFVRSSYCAGTLLENAKG; via the coding sequence ATGACGGAGGAACAAAAAAAGAAACCATCGTGGTTGACTCGTAGAGCGATCACGCCCGAAGTCTGGCAACAGATGAAGTCCATGCTAGACAGGCTTTCATTGGCTACGATTTGCGAGGAAGCGCAATGTCCAAACATTGGCGAATGTTTCCGCGACCGCACGGCGACTTTTCTCATCCTTGGGCGCATCTGCACGCGGAATTGCCGCTTCTGTGCCGTTGAGCACGGCCATCCCCAGCCGGTAGATGCGGAAGAGCCCCAGCATTTGGTGGATGCGGTGCAACAACTTAACCTGCGCCATGTGGTCATCACCTCAGTCACCCGGGATGACCTGCCAGATGGAGGGGCGGCGCACTTTGCAGCGTGTATCCAATCTCTGCATGACAGTACCTTAGCGACAGTAGAAGTATTAGTTCCCGATTTCCAAGGCGATGAAACGGCACTGCGTACGGTTGTCGAAGCTAAGCCTGAGGTGCTTGGACACAATGTGGAAGTGGTACCCCGACTTTACCCCCAGATACGCTCTCGCGCAGATTACCAGCGCTCCTTACGATTGCTCAGGCAAGCTAAGAGAATGAGGCCATCCCTTTACACCAAATCTGGGCTAATGGTCGGGGTAGGAGAAGAGGAAGAAGAAGTCATCCAGGTAATGCACGACCTAAGGGACATGGAATGCGACTTTTTGACCATTGGCCAATACTTGCGCCCTTCCCCGCAACATTATCCCGTGCAGGAATACATCCCTCCGGCAACTTTTGAGCGCTACGCGCAAATAGCCCGGGAGATGGGGTTCCGCGGTGTGCTATGCGGCCCCTTTGTGCGCAGTTCGTATTGCGCTGGGACATTGCTGGAGAATGCCAAGGGTTAA